One stretch of Argiope bruennichi chromosome 3, qqArgBrue1.1, whole genome shotgun sequence DNA includes these proteins:
- the LOC129963068 gene encoding Bardet-Biedl syndrome 10 protein homolog isoform X1, with the protein MAFVQNVSLKEIADLCDTLGLLVDRMMEPNSLAMVVGITKNVIFSKLASKVLSEVELQHPIQKIIHNAAFLYTVETGDDSKVFLLLFKGIMNGIEDMLRDSNEIEVRRTILKQIAFFKSFIPDIFRNILNTYALFSYVNFCSPPKELEGLILTFFDSKFSANISKKLSSLIYSFLSHSISNSSQAIHALEYFISNFDAFCTKAIAPLSESRILEGFLLHKKLSPLFKHNKLVYFLVILNLPCKSDDAIWTTNGDSFSEKMEHLWDNVDKILKQLKHFEISLILTENGVSIDFESLCLQNDILIISRVSKEDIENILHLLNISPLNNLHDSVDPKNIGYLESLTSHVVSGTSFTHLKAFVNNHVYLVPHHILLCAPLEEVLKDYYSECLNCLKAVKQWLQPNNKQFFHEEKIQNHFEKDCNWLLNYSKPNMTFERNLHNYASGIAFPFGLFEFALRNILVQFYSEKLLSVKKLCDILDSALLTVIHKLWNTPKSMIVEEKDYLEFQKKVKCKIDVPIEPASNKENLLLRVLQLVEQLIKIDAILSIK; encoded by the coding sequence ATGGCATTTGTCCAGAATGTGTCTTTGAAAGAAATTGCTGATCTCTGTGACACATTGGGTCTCCTTGTGGATAGAATGATGGAACCAAATTCTCTGGCGATGGTGGTGGGAATAACAAAAAATGTGATATTCTCTAAATTGGCATCTAAAGTTCTATCCGAAGTGGAATTGCAACATCCCATTCAAAAAATCATCCATAATGCAGCCTTCCTGTACACTGTAGAGACCGGTGATGATAGTAAAGTGTTTCTGTTATTGTTCAAAGGAATTATGAATGGCATAGAAGATATGTTAAGAGACTCAAATGAAATAGAAGTGAGAAGaacaatattaaaacaaatagcattctttaaatcatttatacCTGATATATtcagaaacattctaaatacttATGCTCTATTTTCATATGTCAATTTTTGTTCTCCTCCCAAAGAACTGGAGGGTCTAATTTTGACAttctttgattcaaaattttctgcaaacatttcaaaaaaattatccagtctgatatattcttttctttcccaTAGTATTTCTAATTCCAGTCAAGCAATACATGCTCTTgagtattttatatcaaattttgatgctttttgtACAAAAGCCATTGCCCCTTTATCAGAATCAAGGATCTTAGAAGGATTTCTTCTTCACAAAAAATTGTCGCcactttttaaacataataaattggtttattttctGGTGATTTTAAATCTGCCTTGCAAGTCAGATGATGCAATTTGGACAACAAATGGTGactctttttcagaaaaaatggaGCATTTATGGGACAATGTAGATAAGATATTGAAAcagttaaaacattttgaaatttctttgatcCTGACTGAAAATGGAGTTAGTATTGATTTTGAATCCCTCTGTTTGCagaatgatatattaattattagtagAGTATCAAAAGAAGATATTGAGAACATACTTCATCTACTTAATATTTCTCCATTGAACAATCTGCATGATTCTGTTGATCCAAAAAATATTGGTTATCTTGAATCACTTACATCACATGTTGTGAGTGGTACTTCATTCACTCATTTAAAGGCTTTTGTGAATAACCATGTATATCTTGTACCTCATCACATTTTACTGTGTGCTCCTTTGGAAGAAGTTCTAAAGGATTATTACTCAGAGTGCCTAAATTGTTTAAAAGCTGTAAAACAGTGGCTACAACCTAACAATAAGCAAttttttcatgaagaaaaaatacaaaatcattttgAGAAGGATTGCAATTGGctgttaaattattcaaaacctAATAtgacttttgaaagaaatttacataattatgcTTCAGGGATTGCATTTCCATTTGGTTTATTTGAATttgctttaagaaatattttagtgcAATTTTATAGTGAGAAGCttttatctgttaaaaaattatgtgatataTTAGATTCTGCTCTGTTAACAGTTATACATAAACTCTGGAATACTCCCAAGTCAATGATAGTGGAAGAAAAAGACTACCTAGAATTTCAGAAGAAAGTAAAATGCAAAATAGATGTTCCAATTGAACCAGCATCAAACAAAGAAAATCTTCTGCTAAGGGTCTTACAATTAGtagaacaattaattaaaattgatgctattttatcaataaaatga